A single Ctenopharyngodon idella isolate HZGC_01 chromosome 22, HZGC01, whole genome shotgun sequence DNA region contains:
- the znf217 gene encoding zinc finger protein 217 encodes MPTHPLIPYVESPDGLGHDILSHSSASMPGTGSSMTPHASLVEKSDTLAESSLPLDCMFCEETFLHQEDLGPHLLSQHPTTFHAPAVLRVEAEFLTPSDRARSKTSPAVEKNEELCCVVCGQAVADATELETHMRKHKDSFTYCCGLCGRRFKEPWFLKNHMRTHGGKAGSKNKNQDLEIPTTVNDVIQDQPPSPVVMPYKMCMICGFFFLNKEVLAEHSKVHNRELEVDENVSPESQPAEEVPVSQMSFLQTLQLNPSGARETEQNHPSGRWISQLDPFNTYQAWQLATRGKIAAGPNLAKELNADSNSDNEDSGSEKEELGAIWASGGGDKPARRGLRSELKPTETPSPSPEQKGLIRKDKPTNCEECGKIFRTYHQLVLHSRIHKGRGGAESPTTPVDGRAQSVGSCSSSSLDRAEEYSEDGSEEGVPVDAFNPDKSEDGSGKMKLKILAPRKCSYCGKTFRSNYYLNIHLRTHTGEKPYKCEYCDYAAAQKTSLRYHLDRRHKDKPFTEIPNIPATSSARNIIKAIEPPKNEDNKQTLKPAKQWLVPKPLPASVKHEPGMSQAVITSTSPFIQVKQEYVSSPVAAPYTPATEVNKKYPLPVNLKMEEKEASEAPLNLSLKVSLSVSATSVPRNLLLTNTCTSCSYETLYPEVLLMHKKLIHKEKLDIKKNGYRGPQKQKRYTGCPPALEGKDVTPLPNINRKHPRRTKSPLRQPEKPGERVPKHQQMSKISPAKERWREQHQEGQRGRESEATSSLSRISEQESSRKLNVPVVNDRELSKKRPGQDHEMSQRASMGKNGMVWATDPGRLCLSDRFRNLTQMDVGEPSSKRQKSFEPLHTASGRLGEDFNRLMPSGRNAKTSVQANSPLASVKVTPTQSPNSMQADWNVINLLRSYTPNNMASLYHPAAAGSSHAVMASPVPGSRSLIFPHYSTSMTQRRIQTSPLSNERCGPSDKSS; translated from the exons ATGCCTACCCACCCATTGATCCCATATGTGGAAAGTCCTGATGGACTAGGTCATGACATCCTTAGCCACAGCAGTGCAAGCATGCCTGGTACTGGGTCTAGCATGACGCCCCATGCCAGCTTGGTGGAAAAATCCGACACGCTGGCAGAAAGCAGCCTACCTCTAGACTGCATGTTTTGTGAGGAGACTTTCCTGCATCAGGAAGACCTGGGACCACACCTTCTATCCCAGCATCCCACAACATTCCATGCGCCTGCAGTGTTGCGCGTTGAAGCGGAATTCTTAACTCCCAGCGACAGGGCCCGTTCTAAGACCAGCCCAGCTGTCGAAAAGAATGAGGAGCTCTGTTGCGTTGTGTGCGGCCAGGCTGTCGCAGATGCGACAGAGTTGGAAACgcacatgaggaaacacaaggACTCTTTCACATACTGCTGCGGTCTCTGTGGACGTCGTTTCAAAGAGCCGTGGTTCCTAAAGAACCACATGAGAACCCATGGTGGAAAAGCAGggtctaaaaacaaaaaccagGACCTCGAGATCCCAACTACCGTCAATGACGTCATCCAAGACCAACCCCCATCACCTGTGGTCATGccatacaaaatgtgcatgaTATGTGGCTTCTTTTTCCTCAACAAGGAAGTTCTGGCTGAGCACAGCAAAGTCCACAATCGGGAACTGGAAGTGGATGAGAACGTCTCCCCTGAGAGCCAACCTGCTGAGGAGGTTCCTGTATCTCAGATGTCGTTTTTGCAGACCTTACAGTTGAATCCTTCTGGCGCAAGAGAAACTGAACAGAATCACCCGTCTGGACGCTGGATATCACAACTTGATCCTTTCAACACCTACCAGGCCTGGCAGTTGGCCACCAGGGGCAAGATCGCAGCAGGTCCCAACTTGGCCAAGGAGCTCAATGCAGACTCCAACTCTGACAATGAGGACTCTGGTTCTGAAAAAGAGGAACTGGGGGCCATCTGGGCTTCTGGTGGTGGAGATAAACCCGCCAGGCGAGGGCTAAGAAGTGAACTCAAGCCTACTGAGACCCCTTCCCCGTCACCTGAGCAAAAGGGTCTGATTCGTAAAGACAAGCCAACAAACTGTGAAGAGTGTGGCAAGATCTTTAGGACATACCATCAATTGGTCCTTCATTCTAGAATCCACAAGGGCAGAGGGGGAGCAGAGAGCCCAACCACACCTGTAGACGGGAGGGCCCAAAGTGTAGGCTCCTGTAGTAGTTCATCTCTCGACCGAGCAGAGGAGTACTCCGAGGATGGCTCCGAAGAGGGAGTGCCAGTTGACGCCTTTAATCCAG ATAAAAGTGAGGATGGATCGGGTAAAATGAAGCTCAAAATTCTTGCTCCCAGAAAATGCAGTTACTGTGGCAAGACTTTCCGCTCAAATTATTACCTCAATATTCATCTCAGGACACATACTG GTGAAAAACCTTATAAATGTGAATATTGTGACTATGCCGCAGCACAGAAAACATCTTTGAGGTACCATTTAGACAGACGTCACAAGGACAAACCTTTCACGGAAATCCCGAACATTCCTGCAACATCGTCTGCTAGAAATATCATCAAGGCCATTGAACCTCCCAAGAATGAAGATAACAAACAAACCTTAAAACCAGCCAAGCAATGGCTTGTTCCTAAACCTCTCCCTGCCAGTGTTAAACACGAACCAGGCATGAGCCAGGCCGTTATTACCAGCACAAGTCCTTTCATTCAAGTAAAGCAAGAGTATGTAAGTTCTCCTGTCGCAGCTCCTTACACCCCTGCGACTGAGGTCAACAAAAAATACCCATTACCGGTAAACCTGAAGATGGAGGAGAAAGAGGCTTCTGAGGCACCATTGAATCTGTCTCTCAAAGTGTCTCTTTCTGTATCTGCTACCTCAGTACCCAGAAATCTGTTACTGACCAACACATGTACCTCTTGCTCCTATGAAACCCTTTACCCTGAGGTTCTTCTTATGCATAAAAAGCTCATCCACAAGGAGAAGTTGGACATCAAGAAGAACGGATACAGGGGGCCTCAGAAACAGAAACGGTACACTGGTTGCCCCCCGGCTCTTGAGGGCAAAGACGTCACTCCTTTGCCCAACATCAACAGGAAGCATCCCCGCCGGACCAAATCCCCACTCCGGCAGCCAGAAAAACCTGGGGAGAGGGTTCCGAAACATCAACAGATGTCTAAGATTTCTCCTGCAAAAGAGCGCTGGAGAGAACAGCACCAGGAGGGTCAGCGGGGCAGGGAATCGGAAGCAACCAGCTCGCTATCTAGAATCTCAGAGCAGGAATCTAGCAGAAAATTAAATGTGCCAGTTGTAAACGATCGAGAGTTGTCCAAGAAGAGGCCTGGCCAGGATCATGAGATGAGTCAGAGGGCAAGCATGGGCAAAAATGGAATGGTATGGGCCACAGATCCAGGTAGACTTTGCCTTTCAGACCGTTTCCGAAACTTGACGCAAATGGATGTCGGCGAACCCTCCAGCAAGAGACAGAAGTCCTTTGAGCCTCTTCATACTGCATCTGGACGGCTTGGAGAGGATTTCAACCGGCTCATGCCCTCCGGCAGAAATGCGAAAACCTCAGTGCAGGCGAACTCACCCTTGGCTTCGGTTAAGGTGACTCCCACGCAGTCTCCAAACAGCATGCAGGCTGACTGGAATGTCATCAACCTGCTCCGCTCTTACACGCCCAACAACATGGCCTCGCTCTATCACCCCGCTGCTGCAGGTTCCAGCCACGCTGTCATGGCCTCACCTGTCCCTG GGAGTAGGTCCTTGATCTTCCCTCATTACTCCACTAGTATGACTCAGAGGAGAATCCAAACCAGCCCTCTGAGTAATGAACGCTGTGGACCTTCAGATAAGAGCTCTTAG